Proteins found in one Triticum aestivum cultivar Chinese Spring chromosome 4D, IWGSC CS RefSeq v2.1, whole genome shotgun sequence genomic segment:
- the LOC123098808 gene encoding sphingoid long-chain bases kinase 2, mitochondrial isoform X2, giving the protein MASPATPRPALIRPRASRSRSQLGAVSLASDHAAATASSGRRRDFVFVVNPSGANGRTGKQWKQLLPFLHTRLADQCNICECITSGPSHAIDVTREAIKDGADAVIAVGGDGTLHEVVNGFFWKGSPVRALDRGPDHLTALGLIPLGTGSDFARTFGWSNDPRQAIDRIVRGVKSKLDIGMMEGPNGDPHFFINVADIHLSAKAGYFASMYKRFGNLCYVLGALRGFWGHSNRDLRIKVNGGEWRTVDKVTALCVGNAKYFGGGMKITPTVDPFSGDLQVVIIQDFKWYSFLLKLHRLYGGTHLTVNGVSSIRVQSIEVVEVVPNGDVFVQSDGEHFGFLPTKFSVLPGAVDFFS; this is encoded by the exons atggcctcgccggcgacgccgaGGCCGGCGCTGATCCGGCCGCGGGCCTCGCGCAGCCGCTCCCAGTTGGGCGCCGTCAGCCTCGCTTCCGACCACGCCGCCGCCACGGCCTCCTCGGGCCGCCGCCGCGACTTCGTCTTCGTCGTCAACCCCTCCG GCGCCAATGGCCGGACGGGCAAGCAGTGGAAGCAGCTGCTCCCCTTCCTCCACACCCGCCTCGCCGACCAATGCAAC ATTTGCGAGTGCATCACATCGGGCCCGTCGCACGCCATAGATGTCACGAGGGAG GCTATAAAGGACGGCGCTGATGCTGTGATCGCCGTTGGCGGGGATGGGACGCTTCATGAG GTGGTGAATGGCTTCTTTTGGAAAGGAAGCCCGGTCCGTGCTCTTGATCGAGGGCCTGACCACTTGACGGCGCTTGGT CTCATCCCACTTGGAACTGGCTCAGACTTTGCTAGGACATTTGGCTG GTCAAATGATCCCCGTCAGGCGATTGATCGAATTGTGAGAG GAGTTAAATCAAAACTAGACATTGGCATGATGGAAGGTCCAAATGGAGATCCACATTTCTTTATAAATGTTGCTGATATCCATCT GAGTGCCAAGGCAGGTTATTTTGCTTCTATGTACAAGAGATTTggcaacttatgttatgttctggGAGCTTTAAGAGGCTTTTGGGGACATAGTAATCGAGATTTGAGAATAAAG GTGAATGGAGGGGAATGGAGAACAGTTGATAAAGTCACTGCTCTATGCGTAGGAAATGCCAAGTACTTTGGAGGTGGCATGAAGATTACTCCAACAGTTGATCCTTTTAGCGGTGACCTTCAG GTTGTTATTATACAAGATTTCAAGTGGTACAGTTTTCTTCTTAAGCTACATAGGCTTTATGGAGGCACACACTTAACGGTGAATGGCGTGTCATCAATAAG AGTTCAATCAATTGAAGTGGTAGAGGTGGTGCCTAACGGCGACGTCTTTGTGCAATCTGACGGGGAGCATTTCGGTTTTCTTCCGACCAAATTCTCAGTTCTGCCTGGTGCAGTAGATTTCTTCAGCTAG
- the LOC123098809 gene encoding probable serine/threonine-protein kinase At1g01540, which produces MAAAAWRRLLLQSETPRRQQQQAAAASPSPWSAGYLNTWLSQRTPVFGLRLWVLMGIAVGAAIVLVLLLLFLCLSRRRRGRRAANLYHPADAKPLKQQQHLQHHHAPTPAKDIQEIVRRQQQQPAPTPLPQPAAVQMAKAEPPPPQTQAQTLQQQRAQLPAMPSGSKRSTAASGLSATTSGGSERDLATPRSAGSGAAGPEVSHLGWGHWFTLRELEKATDGLAEENVIGEGGYGIVYRGTLQDSTIIAVKNLLNNRGQAEKEFKVEVETIGRVRHKNLVRLLGYCVEGAYRMLVYEYVDNGNLDQWLHGEIGEESPLTWDMRMNIIIGTAKGLAYLHEGLEPKVVHRDVKSSNILIDKQWNAKVSDFGLAKLLCSEESYVTTRVMGTFGYVAPEYASTGMLTERSDVYSFGVLLMEIITGRSPVDYTRSAGEVNLIEWLKNMVAERKAEDVVDPKLPERPSPKALKRALLVALRCVDPDGHKRPKMGHVIHMLEMEDLNPRGDDRKPRRDAATDRSSSMEDGSVSKRENQRYR; this is translated from the exons atggcggcggcagcgtGGAGGAGGCTGCTGCTGCAGTCGGAGACGCCGCGGCGCCagcagcagcaggcggcggcggcgtcgccgtcgccgtggaGCGCGGGCTACCTCAACACGTGGCTGTCGCAGCGCACGCCCGTCTTCGGCCTCCGCCTCTGGGTGCTCATGGGCATCGCCGTCGGCGCCGCCAtcgtgctcgtgctgctgctgctcttcctctgcctctcgcgccgccgccgcggccgccgcgcggCCAATCTCTACCACCCCGCCGACGCCAAGCCCCTCAAGCAGCAGCAGCACTTGCAGCACCACCACGCGCCCACGCCGGCCAAGGACATCCAGGAGATCGtgcgccggcagcagcagcagccggcgCCGACCCCGCTGCCGCAGCCCGCCGCGGTGCAGATGGCCAaggcggagccgccgccgccgcagacgcAGGCGCAGACGCTGCAGCAGCAGAGGGCGCAGCTGCCGGCGATGCCCTCGGGGTCCAAGCGCTCGACGGCGGCCAGCGGCCTGTCGGCCACCACGAGCGGCGGGAGCGAGCGGGACCTGGCCACGCCGAGGAGCGCCGGCAGCGGCGCGGCCGGGCCGGAGGTGTCGCACCTCGGCTGGGGCCACTGGTTCACCCTCCGGGAGCTGGAGAAGGCCACCGACGGGCTCGCCGAGGAGAATGTGATCGGCGAGGGAGGCTACGGGATTGTTTACAGAGGCACGCTGCAAGATTCCACCATCATTGCCGTCAAGAATCTGCTCAATAATAG GGGCCAGGCCGAGAAGGAGTTCAAGGTGGAGGTCGAAACCATCGGCCGTGTCCGGCACAAGAACCTCGTCAGGCTGCTCGGCTACTGCGTAGAGGGTGCCTACAG GATGCTTGTCTACGAGTATGTCGACAACGGCAACCTTGATCAGTGGCTTCATGGAGAGATTGGGGAGGAGAGCCCATTGACCTGGGATATGAGGATGAACATAATTATCGGAACTGCTAAAGG GCTGGCCTATCTTCACGAAGGGCTGGAGCCGAAGGTTGTTCACCGCGACGTCAAATCTAGCAATATTCTCATCGACAAGCAGTGGAATGCTAAAGTATCGGATTTTGGGCTTGCGAAACTGCTGTGCTCGGAGGAAAGCTATGTTACTACCCGTGTTATGGGAACTTTCGG CTATGTGGCGCCTGAGTACGCCAGCACCGGAATGTTAACTGAGAGGAGCGATGTGTATAGCTTTGGCGTTCTTTTGATGGAGATTATAACTGGTAGATCTCCTGTAGATTATACCAGGTCAGCTGGAGAG GTGAACTTGATTGAGTGGCTGAAGAACATGGTGGCTGAGAGGAAAGCAGAGGACGTAGTCGACCCCAAGCTTCCCGAGAGGCCTTCCCCGAAAGCACTGAAGCGGGCACTTCTAGTCGCCCTCCGCTGTGTCGACCCCGATGGCCATAAGCGGCCTAAAATGGGGCATGTGATCCACATGCTGGAGATGGAGGACCTAAACCCCCGCGGCGAC GACAGGAAGCCCCGAAGGGATGCGGCAACGGACAGATCCAGCTCGATGGAGGACGGGAGCGTGAGCAAGCGCGAGAACCAACGGTACAGATGA
- the LOC123098808 gene encoding sphingoid long-chain bases kinase 2, mitochondrial isoform X1, with translation MASPATPRPALIRPRASRSRSQLGAVSLASDHAAATASSGRRRDFVFVVNPSGANGRTGKQWKQLLPFLHTRLADQCNICECITSGPSHAIDVTREAIKDGADAVIAVGGDGTLHEVVNGFFWKGSPVRALDRGPDHLTALGLIPLGTGSDFARTFGWSNDPRQAIDRIVRAGVKSKLDIGMMEGPNGDPHFFINVADIHLSAKAGYFASMYKRFGNLCYVLGALRGFWGHSNRDLRIKVNGGEWRTVDKVTALCVGNAKYFGGGMKITPTVDPFSGDLQVVIIQDFKWYSFLLKLHRLYGGTHLTVNGVSSIRVQSIEVVEVVPNGDVFVQSDGEHFGFLPTKFSVLPGAVDFFS, from the exons atggcctcgccggcgacgccgaGGCCGGCGCTGATCCGGCCGCGGGCCTCGCGCAGCCGCTCCCAGTTGGGCGCCGTCAGCCTCGCTTCCGACCACGCCGCCGCCACGGCCTCCTCGGGCCGCCGCCGCGACTTCGTCTTCGTCGTCAACCCCTCCG GCGCCAATGGCCGGACGGGCAAGCAGTGGAAGCAGCTGCTCCCCTTCCTCCACACCCGCCTCGCCGACCAATGCAAC ATTTGCGAGTGCATCACATCGGGCCCGTCGCACGCCATAGATGTCACGAGGGAG GCTATAAAGGACGGCGCTGATGCTGTGATCGCCGTTGGCGGGGATGGGACGCTTCATGAG GTGGTGAATGGCTTCTTTTGGAAAGGAAGCCCGGTCCGTGCTCTTGATCGAGGGCCTGACCACTTGACGGCGCTTGGT CTCATCCCACTTGGAACTGGCTCAGACTTTGCTAGGACATTTGGCTG GTCAAATGATCCCCGTCAGGCGATTGATCGAATTGTGAGAG CAGGAGTTAAATCAAAACTAGACATTGGCATGATGGAAGGTCCAAATGGAGATCCACATTTCTTTATAAATGTTGCTGATATCCATCT GAGTGCCAAGGCAGGTTATTTTGCTTCTATGTACAAGAGATTTggcaacttatgttatgttctggGAGCTTTAAGAGGCTTTTGGGGACATAGTAATCGAGATTTGAGAATAAAG GTGAATGGAGGGGAATGGAGAACAGTTGATAAAGTCACTGCTCTATGCGTAGGAAATGCCAAGTACTTTGGAGGTGGCATGAAGATTACTCCAACAGTTGATCCTTTTAGCGGTGACCTTCAG GTTGTTATTATACAAGATTTCAAGTGGTACAGTTTTCTTCTTAAGCTACATAGGCTTTATGGAGGCACACACTTAACGGTGAATGGCGTGTCATCAATAAG AGTTCAATCAATTGAAGTGGTAGAGGTGGTGCCTAACGGCGACGTCTTTGTGCAATCTGACGGGGAGCATTTCGGTTTTCTTCCGACCAAATTCTCAGTTCTGCCTGGTGCAGTAGATTTCTTCAGCTAG
- the LOC123098810 gene encoding DET1- and DDB1-associated protein 1 — translation MYALCYQLSAKKGRAWPESSGTAQTSRPRTAAAAMGSPLGGWPSHNPQNFSQLVPADPSAQPTNVTPTTYIAAHRTDPPPNQVITTEPRNILLRHFYQNSENKPRPKRAAPESAALRNGKQARSPADGGSQSSTRS, via the exons ATGTATGCTCTCTGCTACCAACTGTCGGCAAAAAAGGGGAGAGCCTGGCCGGAGTCATCAGGGACGGCACAGACCTCGCGGCCGCGGACGGCGGCAGCGGCGATGGGAAGCCCGCTGGGCGGCTGGCCGAGCCACAACCCGCAGAACTTCAGCCAGCTCGTCCCGGCCGACCCCTCCGCCCAGCCCACG AATGTCACACCAACAACTTACATTGCAGCACATAGGACAGATCCACCTCCAAATCAAG TGATCACGACAGAGCCCAGGAACATCCTGTTGAGGCATTTCTACCAGAACTCGGAGAACAAG CCGAGGCCGAAGAGGGCCGCACCGGAGAGTGCCGCCCTGCGCAACGGCAAGCAGGCGAGGAGCCCCGCGGATGGCGGAAGCCAGTCGAGCACGAGAAGCTAA